From one Culex quinquefasciatus strain JHB chromosome 3, VPISU_Cqui_1.0_pri_paternal, whole genome shotgun sequence genomic stretch:
- the LOC6054106 gene encoding 1,2-dihydroxy-3-keto-5-methylthiopentene dioxygenase, translated as MVRAWFMDNEDTDQRLEHHLNPPEFLTLDQLFTSTGVEYFKINVSTFDSDGVLEGIRKKRGYSYEDEITCSKDCLPDYENKLKSFFAEHLHTDEEIRLVVDGSGYFDVRHGKDDRWVRIEVVAGDMIVIPSGIYHRFTLDSKNYIKAKRYFVGEPVWLPYNRPADDMEARKDYLHRLETGFAA; from the exons ATGGTGCGTGCTTGGTTTATGGACAACGAGGACACCGACCAGCGGCTGGAGCACCACCTGAATCCGCCGGAATTCCTCACCCTGGACCAGTTGTTCACCAGCACCGGTGTCGAATACTTCAAG ATCAACGTTTCGACCTTCGACAGCGATGGTGTCCTGGAGGGAATCCGCAAGAAGCGCGGTTACAGCTACGAGGACGAAATCACCTGCTCCAAGGACTGTCTGCCGGACTACGAGAACAAGCTGAAGAGCTTCTTCGCCGAGCATCTGCACACGGACGAGGAGATTCGGCTCGTGGTGGACGGATCCGGATACTTTGACGTGCGCCACGGTAAGGACGACCGCTGGGTGCGGATCGAGGTCGTGGCGGGAGATATGATTGTGATTCCGTCCGGGATCTACCATCGGTTCACGCTGGACAGCAAGAATTATATTAAGGCCAAGCGGTACTTCGTGGGAGAGCCGGTTTGGCTGCCTTATAATCGGCCAGCGGACGATATGGAGGCCAGGAAGGATTATCTGCACCGGCTGGAGACGGGATTTGCCGCGTAG
- the LOC6040216 gene encoding LOW QUALITY PROTEIN: glycerol kinase (The sequence of the model RefSeq protein was modified relative to this genomic sequence to represent the inferred CDS: inserted 2 bases in 2 codons), whose product MSHGKKFGDLVGSIDEGTSSARFILFRAETSEVVCFHQKELRQIYPQEGWVEQDPKEILAVVEECIERTVEKLCELGGRAEDIVAVGVTNQRETTIVWDKSTGEPLYNAIVWLDMRTASTVDQLLEQVPNKTRNKNYLKPLCGLPLSPYFSAVKLRWLMDNVPKVKAAIKADNCLFGTVDTWLIWNLTGGPDGGAHVTDVSNASRTMLMNIETLRYDPTLGKFFDIPFSVLPEIXVSSELYGRIRLSALRDVPLSGCLGDQQAALVGQECLSRGKAKATYGTGCFLLYNTGNVPIESTHGLITTVGYQMGPEAEPVYALEGSVAVAGAALGWLRDNMNLLESAKESEELALSVENNGDVYFVPAFSGLYAPYWNQEARGXICGITEDTQRGHIVRASLEAVCFQVRDILDAMNKDCGFPLVKLKVDGGMTINSLLMQWQSDLIGLEVQRPVVVETTALGAAMAAGRAVGCWDIENVSVESNCTSFRPQITEDERDMRYSKWKMAIERSFGWEGNSMI is encoded by the exons ATGTCCCACGGTAAGAAGTTTGGCGACCTGGTCGGTTCCATCGACGAGGGTACCAGCTCGGCCCGGTTCATTCTGTTTCGGGCGGAAACCAGCGAGGTCGTGTGTTTTCATCAGAAGGAACTGCGACAAATTTACCCTCAGGAAGGGTGGGTTGAACAGGACCCGAAGGAAATCCTAGCCGTCGTGGAGGAATGTATCGAACGGACGGTGGAGAAGCTGTGCGAGCTCGGAGGTCGTGCCGAGGACATTGTGGCCGTTGGGGTGACGAACCAGCGCGAGACGACCATCGTGTGGGATAAAAGCACCGGGGAACCGTTGTACAATGCCATCGTTTGGCTGGACATGAGGACGGCGTCCACGGTGGACCAGTTGCTCGAGCAGGTGCCGAACAAGACGCGCAATAAGAACTATTTGAAACCGCTGTGTGGACTTCCGCTGTCACCGTACTTTTCTGCCGTAAAGTTGCGCTGGCTGATGGATAATGTGCCAAAG GTCAAAGCCGCCATCAAGGCGGACAACTGCCTGTTCGGCACGGTGGACACCTGGCTCATCTGGAACCTGACGGGTGGGCCCGACGGTGGCGCCCACGTTACGGACGTCTCCAACGCGTCCCGCACCATGCTGATGAACATCGAAACCCTGCGGTACGACCCGACCCTGGGCAAGTTCTTCGACATTCCGTTCAGCGTGCTGCCGGAGA CGGTCAGCTCGGAGCTTTACGGGCGGATTCGGTTGAGTGCATTGCGGGACGTTCCGTTGAGTGGCTGTTTGGGCGACCAACAGGCCGCTCTGGTTGGCCAGGAGTGTTTGAGCCGTGGAAAGGCCAAGGCGACGTATGGGACGGGCTGTTTCTTGCTTTACAATACGGGCAATGTGCCGATTGAGTCGACGCATGGACTGATTACGACGGTGGGCTATCAGATGGGACCGGAGGCGGAACCGGTGTACGCGTTGGAGGGATCGGTTGCCGTGGCGGGTGCGGCTTTGGGTTGGTTACGGGACAACATGAATTTGCTGGAGAGTGCCAAGGAGTCGGAAGAGTTGGCCCTTTCGGTGGAGAACAACGGCGATGTGTACTTTGTACCGGCGTTCAGTGGTCTGTACGCACCGTACTGGAACCAGGAGGCACGAG TGATCTGTGGGATAACGGAGGACACCCAGCGGGGTCACATTGTGCGGGCCAGCTTGGAGGCTGTTTGCTTTCAGGTGCGGGACATTCTGGACGCGATGAACAAGGACTGTGGCTTTCCGCTTGTAAAGCTGAAGGTCGACGGCGGGATGACGATCAACTCGCTGCTGATGCAGTGGCAGTCGGATTTGATTGGGCTGGAGGTGCAGCGGCCGGTCGTTGTGGAAACTACGGCGTTGGGTGCGGCGATGGCCGCGGGTCGTGCCGTAGGCTGCTGGGACATTGAGAACGTCAGCGTGGAGAGCAACTGCACTTCGTTCAGGCCGCAAATTACGGAAGACGAGCGCGACATGCGGTACAGCAAGTGGAAGATGGCCATCGAGCGGTCTTTTGGTTGGGAGGGTAACAGCATGATTTGA
- the LOC6040229 gene encoding ribosome biogenesis regulatory protein homolog, whose protein sequence is MDIVQEVLQKQKKDLEKYKPITVEKHLEVTVDVGHLMATDPNYFDDDLFKKDQEQYLMDLTRDNTQLLINAVWELPTEREEEAVVAKMPAPKTALPRARKLPVPKPLTKWEEIAKAKGIKKRVRDKKVYDEVLDKWVPTYGYQRFKAEKEKDWVLEVPQNADPNKDMFQEKRDLRIDRIAKNEIARMRNIARVKKIQTPRTGFLGPDAASARELVTAANVAKASTASVGKFQEKLTNEKQARGIGVKELMPGLKRKRAPITLPGEKKRNLEIVNKVLNKKPLIDVEKAISLQKAEARAERDNADQEGGPKKKKKQQGKKAAKKGGAFGRKKPKGGQGKRVAGKRSVGGRKRR, encoded by the exons ATGGACATCGTTCAGGAAGTTCTGCAAAAGCAGAAGAAGGATTTGGAGAAATACAAGCCGATAACGGTGGAAAAGCACCTGGAAGTTACCGTCGACGTCGGACACTTGATGGCCACAGATCCCAACTATTTCGACGACGATTTGTTCAA gaaagacCAGGAACAGTACCTGATGGATTTGACCCGGGACAATACACAACTGTTGATCAATGCCGTCTGGGAACTCCCAACGGAACGGGAAGAGGAAGCCGTTGTCGCAAAGATGCCTGCCCCGAAGACAGCTCTACCTCGCGCCCGGAAGCTGCCTGTGCCGAAGCCGCTCACAAAATGGGAAGAAATCGCTAAAGCAAAGGGCATCAAGAAGCGAGTCCGGGACAAGAAGGTCTACGATGAGGTGTTGGACAAATGGGTTCCCACCTACGGCTACCAGCGGTTCAAGGCCGAAAAGGAGAAGGATTGGGTGCTAGAGGTGCCCCAGAATGCGGACCCCAACAAGGACATGTTCCAGGAGAAGCGAGATCTGCGCATTGACAGGATAGCCAAGAACGAAATCGCCCGGATGAGGAACATTGCTCGCGTGAAAAAGATCCAAACCCCGCGTACGGGCTTCCTCGGACCGGACGCGGCCTCGGCCAGAGAGCTGGTGACGGCTGCCAACGTCGCCAAGGCGTCCACGGCGTCGGTCGGAAAGTTCCAGGAGAAGCTGACCAACGAGAAGCAGGCCCGCGGAATCGGCGTCAAGGAGCTGATGCCGGGACTGAAGCGAAAGCGCGCCCCAATCACGCTGCCGGGCGAGAAGAAACGCAACCTGGAGATTGTCAACAAGGTGCTGAACAAGAAGCCACTGATCGACGTCGAGAAGGCCATTTCGCTGCAGAAGGCCGAAGCGAGGGCAGA ACGTGACAATGCGGACCAAGAGGGAGGcccgaagaaaaagaagaaacagCAGGGCAAGAAAGCGGCTAAGAAGGGTGGCGCGTTCGGCCGGAAGAAACCGAAGGGAGGCCAGGGCAAGCGCGTTGCGGGCAAACGGTCGGTTGGTGGGCGGAAGAGGCGTTGA
- the LOC6040214 gene encoding SET and MYND domain-containing protein DDB_G0273589, whose protein sequence is MNSAAVKSGPGPETVAHLQSTFSRNMKSGGELDLDADALELIKFVETHGQLDKTPELVKSNAPAAEHRSAGNRLYRERKLNQALVLYNESICHAEAGSDQLAMGYANRSAVYFEQGEYEFALYNIDLAKRNNYPEQLMPKLLARELNCQQQIAAGRSKPTVPHPRMNINVDINPEIPFLASGIGMNYEAKFGRGLIAQKDFNPGDILLDEKVELCGLECDLIYQSCSQCSGEFGYSLIPCPGCPLAMFCSKECQEMNWKLYHRFECGVASKLCCISFTWGMIIPRFFFYGLTQFGDDLQAMMDYCEQEHATAPNPLERTLNQLEVFKFIHNAKPHFNRKFDSYLKVIVVFYYVVFLMNPLVRSVICTESHERFFLRSLLAYSRLLGSLLASTVFFKVYPQGYTAGTVSLIGSICNHSCDPAVNTVIHSGRVKMVVLRPIRKGEQIFTTYGTSWWEPGEDRPLDYKCRCVVCDRGPAGRKWHSLMMRPFPLKELKNVQRMRYVLDSEETNNAAKLNALQQLIKRYAHLHPQKNLGDILRVYDSLLNDAVFAENEALARARLHAACAAPL, encoded by the exons ATGAATAGTGCCGCAGTGAAGAGTGGACCCGGCCCGGAAACGGTAGCCCATCTCCAGAGCACTTTTAGCCGGAACATGAAAAGTGGCGGCGAGTTGGATCTCGACGCTGACGCCCTAGAGCTGATAAAGTTCGTTGAAACTCACGGACAGCTAGACAAGACCCCGGAACTGGTCAAGAGCAACGCCCCAGCAGCCGAGCATCGCAGCGCCGGAAACCGTCTGTACCGGGAGAGGAAACTTAACCAGGCCTTGGTGCTGTACAACGAGAGCATCTGCCATGCGGAGGCGGGCTCGGACCAGCTGGCCATGGGCTACGCGAATCG ATCGGCCGTTTATTTCGAGCAAGGCGAGTACGAGTTTGCCCTGTACAACATCGATTTGGCCAAGAGGAACAACTACCCTGAACAACTGATGCCGAAACTGTTGGCCCGGGAACTCAATTGTCAGCAGCAAATTGCAGCAGGCCGCTCCAAGCCAACGGTGCCGCACCCACGGATGAACATCAACGTGGACATCAACCCGGAGATTCCCTTCTTGGCCAGTGGAATCGGCATGAACTATGAGGCCAAGTTTGGCAGAGGATTGATCGCGCAAAAGGACTTCAACCCGGGCGACATACTTTTGGACGAGAAGGTCGAACTGTGTGGATTGGAGTGTGATCTAATCTATCAAAGCTGCAGCCAATGCAGCGGCGAGTTCGGATACAGTTTGATCCCATGTCCCGGGTGTCCGCTAGCCATGTTCTGCAGTAAGGAGTGCCAGGAAATGAACTGGAAGCTGTACCACCGTTTTGAGTGTGGCGTGGCGTCGAAGCTTTGCTGCATTTCATTCACCTGGGGAATGATCATTCCGAGATTCTTCTTCTACGGGTTAACGCAATTTGGCGATGATCTGCAAGCGATGATGGACTACTGCGAACAAGAACACGCCACTGCACCCAATCCGTTGGAAAGAACTCTTAACCAGCTGGAAGTGTTCAAGTTTATACACAACGCCAAGCCGCACTTCAATCGCAAGTTCGACAGTTACTTAAAAGTGATTGTCGTCTTCTATTACGTAGTATTTCTGATGAATCCTCTCGTACGATCGGTAATCTGCACAGAAAGCCACGAACGGTTCTTCCTGCGATCACTTTTGGCGTATTCTCGTCTGCTCGGCAGCCTGCTAGCGTCAACGGTTTTCTTCAAAGTTTACCCCCAGGGTTATACGGCAGGTACGGTTTCGCTCATCGGCAGCATCTGCAATCATTCGTGTGACCCTGCGGTGAACACGGTCATCCATTCCGGCCGAGTCAAGATGGTAGTTCTACGACCTATCCGCAAAGGGGAGCAAATATTCACAACCTACGGAACAAGCTGGTGGGAGCCCGGTGAGGATCGCCCCCTTGACTACAAGTGCCGCTGTGTCGTGTGCGATCGCGGCCCGGCAGGCCGAAAGTGGCACTCGCTGATGATGCGGCCGTTTCCCCTGAAGGAACTGAAGAACGTCCAACGGATGAGGTACGTTTTGGACAGCGAGGAGACCAACAATGCAGCAAAGCTAAACGCTCTTCAGCAGCTGATTAAACGGTACGCCCATCTGCATCCACAGAAGAATCTGGGAGATATCTTGCGCGTTTACGACAGTCTTCTGAATGATGCTGTTTTTGCTGAGAATGAAGCTTTGGCTCGTGCTAGATTGCATGCTGCATGTGCTGCTCCTCTATAA